A region of Streptomyces halobius DNA encodes the following proteins:
- the paaK gene encoding phenylacetate--CoA ligase PaaK: MPEAATGGETFDSAERLSPDALRELQLPRLRASLRYAYDHVPFYRASFDRAGVRPEDCRSLGDLARFPFTAKDDLRATYPFGMFAVPRGEVRRLHASSGTTGRPTVVGYTERDLSTWADVVARSIHAAGGRPGHTIHIAYGYGLFTGGLGAHYGAERLGCTVVPASGGMTSRQVRLIQDFRPEIIMATPSYMLTLLDEFERQGVDPRTTSLRVGIFGAEPWTREMRREIEERFAIDAVDIYGLSEVMGPGVAQECVETKDGLHIWEDHFYPEVVDPVTGAALPDSEHGELVFTSLTKEAMPVIRYRTRDLTRLLPGTARAAFRRMEKVTGRSDDMIILRGVNLFPAQIEEIVLRTPGVAPHFQLRLTREGRLDRLTVRAEARPDTTPEQRTAAVDLIVRAVKDGIGVSVAVEIVAPETLERSVGKIKRIVDARPRDKG, translated from the coding sequence ATGCCGGAAGCGGCTACGGGCGGCGAAACGTTCGACTCGGCGGAACGGCTCTCCCCGGACGCGTTGCGGGAGCTGCAACTGCCCCGGCTGCGCGCCTCGTTGCGGTACGCGTACGACCATGTCCCCTTCTACCGCGCGTCCTTCGACCGGGCCGGGGTGCGGCCGGAGGACTGCCGCTCGCTCGGCGATCTCGCCCGGTTCCCGTTCACCGCCAAGGACGATCTGCGGGCCACCTACCCCTTCGGGATGTTCGCCGTGCCCCGGGGCGAGGTGCGCCGTCTGCACGCCTCCAGCGGCACCACCGGCCGTCCGACGGTCGTCGGCTACACCGAACGCGACCTGTCGACCTGGGCGGATGTCGTCGCCCGCTCGATCCACGCGGCCGGTGGGCGCCCCGGCCACACCATCCATATCGCCTATGGATACGGGCTGTTCACCGGCGGTCTGGGCGCGCACTACGGTGCGGAGCGGCTCGGCTGCACGGTCGTACCGGCGTCCGGCGGGATGACCTCCCGTCAGGTCCGGCTCATCCAGGACTTCCGCCCCGAGATCATCATGGCCACGCCGTCGTACATGCTCACCCTGCTCGACGAGTTCGAGCGGCAGGGCGTCGATCCGCGGACGACCTCGCTCCGGGTGGGCATTTTCGGCGCCGAGCCGTGGACGCGGGAGATGCGCCGGGAGATCGAGGAACGGTTCGCGATCGACGCGGTGGACATCTACGGCCTGTCGGAGGTCATGGGGCCGGGCGTCGCCCAGGAGTGTGTGGAGACCAAGGACGGGCTGCACATCTGGGAGGACCACTTCTACCCGGAGGTGGTCGACCCGGTCACCGGAGCGGCGCTGCCGGACAGCGAGCACGGTGAGCTGGTCTTCACCTCGCTCACCAAGGAGGCGATGCCGGTCATCCGCTATCGCACCCGCGATCTGACCCGGCTGCTGCCCGGCACCGCGCGGGCCGCCTTCCGCCGGATGGAGAAGGTCACCGGACGCAGCGACGACATGATCATTCTGCGCGGGGTCAATCTGTTCCCGGCGCAGATCGAGGAGATCGTGCTCCGGACGCCGGGCGTCGCCCCGCATTTCCAGCTGCGGCTGACCCGCGAGGGCCGGCTGGACCGGCTGACCGTACGCGCCGAGGCCCGGCCGGACACGACCCCGGAGCAGCGCACGGCGGCCGTCGACCTGATCGTGCGCGCCGTCAAGGACGGTATCGGTGTGTCGGTCGCGGTCGAGATCGTCGCGCCGGAGACGCTGGAGCGCTCGGTCGGCAAGATCAAGCGGATTGTCGACGCCCGGCCGCGGGACAAGGGATAG
- a CDS encoding phytoene desaturase family protein: MPERTSYDVVIVGGGHNGLVAAAYLARAGRSVLVLERLDHTGGAAVSTRAFAGVDARLSRYSYLVSLLPSKIVRDLGLRFAVRKRTVSSYTPAVREGRPTGLLVGGGPHRTRQAFAELTGSDREFTAWQRFYGSTHRLAERVFPTLTEPLPTRDALRARIDDDATWHAFFERPLGEAIEAAFTDDLVRGVVLTDALIGTFAAAHDPSLRQNRCFLYHVIGGGTGDWDVPIGGMGALTDALADAARRAGAEIVTRCAVTALATDGNTAEVTCEQGTVGARRVLVNAAPRELARLLGEDPPPSAEGAQLKVNMLLTRLPRLRDTRVDPREAFSGTFHIAEGYGQLAAAYEQAAAGELPAAPPSEIYCHSLTDPSVLGPDLVRAGYQTLTLFGLHTPARLFAGDTPEHPATRDRLLAATLTQLDAHLAEPLAGCLAEDADGRPCIEARSPLDLDRELGLPGGNIFHRELAFPYADPEAGGAGLRDTAPGRWGVATGHANVLLCGAGAVRGGGVSGIPGHNAAMAVLEEREGG; the protein is encoded by the coding sequence ATGCCGGAACGGACTTCGTACGACGTGGTCATCGTCGGCGGCGGGCACAACGGACTGGTCGCCGCCGCCTATCTCGCACGCGCCGGACGCAGCGTGCTGGTGCTGGAGCGGCTGGACCACACCGGTGGTGCCGCCGTGTCGACCCGGGCGTTCGCGGGGGTCGACGCCCGGCTGTCCCGCTACTCCTACCTCGTCAGCCTGCTGCCGTCGAAGATCGTGCGGGACCTCGGGCTGCGCTTCGCGGTCCGTAAACGCACCGTCTCCTCGTACACCCCGGCCGTCCGCGAGGGCCGTCCCACCGGACTGCTGGTGGGCGGCGGCCCGCACCGCACCCGCCAGGCGTTCGCCGAACTCACCGGCTCCGACCGGGAGTTCACCGCCTGGCAGCGCTTCTACGGCAGTACGCACCGACTGGCGGAACGCGTCTTCCCGACGCTCACCGAGCCGCTGCCCACCCGTGACGCGCTGCGCGCCCGGATCGACGACGACGCCACCTGGCACGCGTTCTTCGAACGCCCCCTGGGCGAGGCGATCGAGGCGGCCTTCACCGACGACCTGGTACGCGGAGTGGTCCTCACCGACGCCCTGATCGGCACCTTCGCCGCCGCCCACGACCCCTCGCTGCGGCAGAACCGCTGCTTCCTCTACCACGTCATCGGCGGCGGCACCGGCGACTGGGACGTCCCGATCGGCGGCATGGGCGCGCTCACCGACGCGCTGGCCGACGCCGCCCGCCGGGCCGGCGCCGAGATCGTCACCCGGTGCGCGGTGACCGCTCTCGCGACCGACGGCAATACCGCCGAGGTGACCTGCGAACAGGGCACGGTCGGCGCCCGCCGGGTCCTGGTCAACGCCGCGCCACGGGAGCTGGCCCGACTGCTCGGCGAGGACCCGCCACCGTCCGCGGAGGGAGCCCAGCTCAAGGTCAATATGCTGCTCACCCGGCTGCCACGGCTACGGGACACCCGGGTGGACCCGCGCGAGGCGTTCTCCGGGACCTTCCATATCGCCGAGGGATACGGGCAGTTGGCGGCCGCCTACGAGCAGGCGGCCGCCGGTGAGCTGCCCGCCGCCCCGCCCTCCGAGATCTACTGCCACTCGCTGACCGACCCCTCCGTCCTCGGCCCGGACCTGGTCCGTGCGGGCTACCAGACGCTCACCCTCTTCGGGCTGCACACCCCGGCCCGGCTGTTCGCCGGCGACACCCCGGAGCACCCGGCCACCCGCGACCGGCTGCTGGCCGCCACGCTCACCCAGCTGGACGCGCACCTCGCCGAACCGCTCGCCGGCTGCCTCGCCGAGGACGCCGACGGCCGTCCGTGCATCGAGGCCCGGAGCCCGCTGGACCTGGACCGGGAGCTGGGACTGCCGGGCGGCAACATCTTCCACCGCGAGCTGGCCTTCCCGTATGCGGACCCGGAGGCGGGCGGTGCCGGTCTCCGGGACACGGCGCCCGGCCGCTGGGGCGTGGCGACCGGGCATGCCAATGTCCTGCTGTGCGGGGCGGGCGCGGTGCGCGGCGGGGGAGTGAGCGGGATCCCCGGGCACAACGCGGCGATGGCGGTGCTGGAGGAGCGGGAAGGCGGGTAG
- a CDS encoding acyl-CoA synthetase: MEFNLADLFESIVDTVPDREALVHLAHPGTGAERRLTYAELDRAANRLAHHLGEAGIGPGQHVGLHLYNGIEYLQTVYACLKIRAVPVNVNYRYVEEELAYLYRDADLVALVFDAEFTDRVAAVLPQATMLRHLIRVGTPPPRTHDPHLPLVPFADAEAAGSPARGFGPRSADDQIVIYTGGTTGMPKGVMWRHEDLFFSGMGGGAPTGEPVKRPRELADRVAAGDTGLVFFPTPPLMHGTSTLTAFIAFHFGQKVVLHRKYVPEEVLRTVEREKVTSVSLVGDAMLRPLVDALSGPLRGTDCSSLFSVSSSGAILSETVRAQFSALVPNAMLLNNFGSSESGFNGTATDDSGPDKGFRVRVNPRTAVVDPATHQPVAAGEAGRLALRGHVPLGYYNDPKKTAETFFEAHGDRWVLLGDMATVDEEGIVTVLGRGSQCINSGGEKIYPEEVEQALKAHPDVYDALVTGVPDERWGNRVAAVVQLRYGSAPLDLAGVQAHCRTRLAGYKIPRTVVFAERIQRSPSGKADYRWARAVVAGGRKE, translated from the coding sequence GTGGAGTTCAACCTTGCCGACCTCTTCGAGTCGATCGTCGACACGGTCCCCGACCGGGAGGCACTGGTCCACCTCGCCCATCCGGGCACCGGGGCCGAGCGCCGGCTGACGTACGCGGAGCTGGACCGCGCCGCCAACCGCCTCGCCCACCATCTGGGCGAGGCCGGCATCGGCCCCGGCCAGCACGTCGGGCTGCACCTCTACAACGGCATCGAATACCTCCAGACCGTCTATGCCTGCCTGAAAATCCGCGCCGTGCCGGTGAACGTCAACTACCGCTACGTAGAGGAGGAGTTGGCTTACCTCTACCGGGACGCGGACCTGGTGGCGCTGGTCTTCGACGCGGAGTTCACCGACCGGGTCGCCGCCGTCCTCCCACAGGCGACCATGCTGCGGCATCTCATACGGGTCGGCACCCCGCCCCCAAGGACGCATGACCCCCATCTCCCGCTCGTGCCATTCGCGGACGCCGAGGCCGCCGGATCACCCGCGCGCGGCTTCGGCCCGCGCTCCGCCGACGACCAGATCGTCATCTACACCGGCGGCACCACCGGGATGCCCAAGGGCGTGATGTGGCGCCACGAGGACCTCTTCTTCTCCGGGATGGGCGGCGGGGCACCGACCGGCGAGCCGGTGAAACGGCCCCGGGAACTGGCCGATCGGGTCGCGGCGGGCGACACCGGGCTCGTCTTCTTCCCCACTCCCCCGCTGATGCACGGCACCTCCACCCTCACCGCGTTCATCGCCTTCCACTTCGGGCAGAAGGTCGTCCTCCACCGCAAGTACGTGCCCGAGGAGGTGCTGCGGACCGTCGAGCGGGAGAAGGTCACCAGCGTTTCCCTGGTCGGCGACGCCATGCTGCGCCCGCTCGTCGACGCGCTGAGCGGGCCGCTCAGGGGCACCGACTGCTCCTCCCTTTTCAGCGTCAGCAGCTCCGGCGCGATCCTCTCCGAGACGGTACGCGCCCAGTTCAGCGCACTGGTCCCGAACGCCATGCTGCTGAACAACTTCGGCTCGTCGGAGTCCGGCTTCAACGGCACCGCCACCGACGACTCCGGCCCGGACAAGGGCTTCCGCGTACGGGTCAACCCCCGTACAGCGGTGGTGGACCCGGCGACACACCAGCCGGTCGCGGCGGGCGAGGCGGGCCGGCTCGCACTCCGGGGACACGTACCGCTCGGCTACTACAACGACCCGAAGAAGACCGCCGAGACCTTCTTCGAGGCGCACGGTGACCGCTGGGTGCTGCTGGGCGATATGGCGACCGTCGACGAGGAGGGCATCGTCACCGTCCTGGGTCGGGGCTCGCAGTGCATCAACTCCGGTGGCGAGAAGATCTATCCGGAGGAGGTCGAACAGGCGCTCAAGGCCCATCCGGATGTGTACGACGCGCTGGTGACCGGCGTCCCGGACGAGCGGTGGGGCAACCGTGTCGCGGCGGTCGTCCAACTACGGTACGGGAGCGCGCCATTGGACCTGGCAGGTGTTCAAGCACACTGCCGGACCCGGCTGGCCGGTTACAAGATTCCGCGCACCGTCGTCTTCGCCGAGCGCATCCAGCGGTCACCCAGCGGCAAGGCGGACTACCGCTGGGCGAGAGCGGTGGTGGCGGGCGGGCGGAAGGAGTGA
- a CDS encoding VOC family protein, translating to MLTTDYVPGTPNWIDLGAPDVDAAAAFYSAVFGWSFQSAGPEGGGYGFFQLDGKTVGAAGPCHEEGARPAWTAYFHTTDADATAKAVEQAGGKVRAAPMDVFTAGRLAQFTDPTGADFAVWQPGDVQGLDMVMEPNTLCWTELYTTDAAAAKDFYRSVFSWSYQDMPMGGDMVYSVVSAPSGGTEGDTGQGGIMQLSKENLAAGSTSEWHPYFGVADCDATFAAATDNGATVLIPPSNTPGVGRLAMLMDPFGAPFALIKGDPNMT from the coding sequence ATGCTGACCACCGACTACGTTCCCGGGACACCGAACTGGATCGACCTCGGTGCCCCCGATGTTGACGCCGCGGCCGCCTTCTACTCGGCCGTGTTCGGCTGGAGCTTCCAGTCGGCGGGCCCGGAGGGCGGCGGGTACGGCTTCTTCCAGCTCGACGGCAAGACGGTCGGCGCCGCCGGCCCGTGCCACGAGGAGGGCGCGCGCCCCGCCTGGACGGCGTACTTCCACACCACCGACGCGGACGCCACGGCCAAGGCGGTGGAGCAGGCCGGCGGCAAGGTACGGGCCGCGCCGATGGATGTCTTCACCGCGGGCCGGCTGGCCCAGTTCACCGACCCGACCGGCGCCGACTTCGCCGTCTGGCAGCCGGGCGACGTCCAGGGCCTGGACATGGTCATGGAACCGAACACCCTCTGCTGGACGGAGCTCTACACCACCGACGCGGCCGCGGCGAAGGACTTCTACCGCTCGGTCTTCTCCTGGAGCTATCAGGACATGCCGATGGGCGGGGACATGGTCTACTCGGTCGTCTCCGCGCCCAGCGGCGGCACGGAAGGGGACACGGGGCAGGGCGGCATCATGCAGCTGTCGAAGGAGAATCTGGCGGCCGGTTCGACGTCCGAGTGGCACCCGTACTTCGGTGTGGCCGACTGCGACGCGACCTTCGCCGCCGCCACCGACAACGGCGCCACGGTCCTGATCCCGCCGTCCAACACCCCGGGCGTCGGCCGGCTCGCCATGCTCATGGACCCGTTCGGGGCGCCCTTCGCGCTGATCAAGGGGGACCCGAACATGACCTGA
- a CDS encoding crotonase/enoyl-CoA hydratase family protein translates to MGGTEGAGEHAGGTEHLTVERFDATLVLTLNRPEAKNALSLPMLVGLYDGWLAADEDDDIRSIVLTGAGGTFCAGMDLKALAGDGMAGEHYRERLRDDPDLHWKAMLRHHRPRKPVIAAVEGHCVAGGTEILQGTDIRVAGESATFGLFEVRRGLFPIGGSTVRLARQIPRTHALEMLLTGRPYPAREAERIGLIGHVVPDGTARDKALEIAGMVNACGPLAVEAVKASVYETSGMTEPDGLKAELARGRPLFDTADAKEGSRAFAEKRPPVYRRA, encoded by the coding sequence ATGGGCGGTACCGAAGGCGCCGGGGAGCACGCCGGCGGAACGGAACATCTCACCGTGGAGCGCTTCGACGCGACCCTGGTGCTCACCCTCAACCGGCCGGAGGCGAAGAACGCGCTCTCGCTGCCGATGCTGGTGGGCCTGTACGACGGATGGCTGGCCGCCGACGAGGACGACGACATCCGCTCCATCGTCCTGACCGGCGCGGGCGGCACCTTCTGCGCCGGCATGGACCTCAAGGCCCTCGCGGGCGACGGAATGGCCGGCGAGCACTACCGCGAGCGGCTGCGCGACGACCCCGACCTGCACTGGAAGGCGATGCTGCGGCACCACCGCCCCCGCAAACCGGTGATCGCCGCCGTCGAGGGCCACTGCGTCGCCGGTGGTACGGAGATCCTCCAGGGCACCGATATCCGGGTGGCCGGCGAGAGCGCCACCTTCGGACTCTTCGAGGTGCGCCGAGGCCTCTTCCCCATCGGCGGATCCACCGTCCGCCTCGCCCGCCAGATCCCGCGCACCCACGCCCTGGAAATGCTGCTCACGGGACGCCCCTACCCGGCGCGCGAGGCCGAACGGATCGGCCTCATCGGCCATGTCGTCCCCGACGGCACCGCACGGGACAAGGCCCTGGAGATCGCCGGGATGGTCAACGCCTGCGGACCACTCGCCGTCGAAGCCGTCAAGGCATCCGTCTACGAGACCTCCGGGATGACCGAGCCCGACGGCCTCAAGGCCGAACTCGCCCGCGGCCGGCCCCTCTTCGACACCGCGGACGCCAAGGAGGGCTCCCGGGCCTTCGCGGAGAAGCGCCCACCCGTCTACCGGCGCGCCTGA
- a CDS encoding NAD(P)H-dependent flavin oxidoreductase, translating to MQTELSNTLGVEHAVFGFTPFPAVAAAITRAGGFGVLGAVRYNAPDELARDLDWMQEHTEGLPYGLDVVMPAKKVEGVTEADVEAMIPESHRQFVADLLAKYEVPQLAEGEATGWRITGWMEQVARSQLDVAFDYPIKLLASALGAPPPDVIQRAHNHDILVAALAGSPRHALHHKAAGIDIVVAQGYEAGGHTGEIATMVLTPEVVAAVDPLPVLAAGGIGTGAQIAAGLALGAQGVWLGSIWLTTEEAELHSRRLTAKLLAAGPGDTVRSRALTGKPARQLRTAWTDAWDDPSGLGPLPMPLQGLLVAEANSRIQRYETEPLLGTPVGQIVGRMNRERSVQAVFDDLIRGFERAIDRIDRIAGRSQQ from the coding sequence ATGCAGACGGAGCTGAGCAACACGCTGGGAGTCGAGCACGCCGTCTTCGGGTTCACGCCCTTCCCGGCGGTCGCCGCGGCGATCACCCGGGCGGGCGGCTTCGGGGTGCTCGGCGCGGTCCGCTACAACGCGCCCGACGAGCTGGCCCGCGACCTCGACTGGATGCAGGAACACACCGAGGGGCTGCCCTACGGCCTCGATGTGGTGATGCCCGCCAAGAAGGTGGAAGGCGTCACCGAGGCCGACGTCGAGGCGATGATCCCCGAGAGCCACCGTCAGTTCGTCGCGGATCTGCTCGCCAAGTACGAGGTGCCACAGCTCGCCGAGGGCGAGGCGACCGGCTGGCGGATCACCGGCTGGATGGAACAGGTGGCCCGCAGCCAACTCGACGTGGCCTTCGACTACCCGATCAAGCTGCTCGCCAGCGCTCTCGGGGCACCGCCCCCGGACGTCATCCAGCGCGCACACAACCACGACATCCTCGTCGCCGCGCTGGCCGGGAGCCCCCGCCACGCCCTGCACCACAAGGCGGCCGGCATCGATATCGTCGTCGCCCAGGGCTACGAGGCCGGAGGACACACCGGCGAGATCGCCACCATGGTCCTCACCCCGGAAGTCGTGGCGGCCGTCGACCCGTTGCCGGTGCTTGCCGCGGGCGGCATCGGCACCGGCGCACAGATCGCCGCCGGGCTCGCCCTCGGCGCACAGGGCGTCTGGCTCGGCTCGATCTGGCTGACCACCGAGGAGGCCGAGCTGCACTCCCGCCGGCTGACCGCGAAACTGCTCGCCGCCGGCCCCGGCGACACCGTCCGCTCCCGCGCCCTGACCGGCAAACCCGCCCGCCAGCTGCGCACCGCATGGACCGACGCCTGGGACGACCCGAGCGGCCTCGGGCCCCTCCCGATGCCACTCCAGGGACTGCTGGTCGCCGAGGCCAACTCCCGTATCCAGCGCTATGAGACCGAGCCGCTGCTCGGCACCCCGGTCGGCCAGATCGTCGGCCGGATGAACCGCGAACGGAGCGTGCAGGCCGTCTTCGACGATCTCATCCGGGGTTTCGAGCGGGCCATCGACCGCATCGACCGCATCGCCGGAAGGAGCCAGCAGTGA
- a CDS encoding acyl-CoA synthetase has product MSQPPNGFWAQAAADPDRRVLIAPDGEEWTAGRLHAAANQLVHGLRAAGLERGDAFAVVLPNGVEFCTAYLAASQAGFYLVPVNHHLVGPEIAWIVADSGAKVLIAHERYQDAARHAADEAELPATQRYAVGAADGFRPYGELLAGKPVSAPAGRTLGWVMNYTSGTTGRPRGIRRPLPGIPPEETYLGGFLGIFGIRPFDDNVHLVCSPLYHTAVLQFAGASLHIGHRLVLMDKWTPQGMLALIDEHRCTHTHMVPTQFHRLLALPEETRAAYDVTSMRHAIHGAAPCPEHVKRAMIDWWGGCVEEYYAASEGGGAFATAEDWLKKPGTVGRAWPISELAVFDDDGNRLPAGELGTVYMKMSTGGFSYHKDDGKTKKNRIGDFFTVGDLGCLDEDGYLFLRDRKIDMIISGGVNIYPAEIESALLGHPAVADAAAFGIPHDDWGEEVKAVVEPAEGYRAGPALADDILAHCERRLARYKRPRSVDFIDAMPRDPNGKLYKRRLREPYWEGRGRAV; this is encoded by the coding sequence GTGAGCCAGCCCCCCAACGGCTTCTGGGCCCAGGCCGCCGCCGACCCCGACCGCCGGGTGCTGATCGCCCCGGACGGCGAGGAGTGGACCGCGGGCCGGCTGCACGCCGCGGCCAACCAGCTGGTCCACGGGCTGCGCGCGGCGGGCCTGGAACGTGGCGACGCGTTCGCCGTGGTCCTCCCCAACGGCGTCGAGTTCTGCACCGCCTACCTCGCCGCCTCCCAGGCAGGTTTCTATCTCGTACCCGTCAACCATCACCTGGTCGGCCCGGAGATCGCCTGGATCGTCGCCGACTCCGGCGCCAAGGTCCTGATCGCCCACGAGCGGTACCAGGACGCCGCCCGGCACGCCGCCGACGAGGCGGAACTGCCGGCCACCCAGCGCTATGCGGTCGGTGCGGCCGACGGCTTCCGTCCGTACGGTGAACTCCTGGCCGGCAAACCGGTGTCCGCGCCCGCCGGCCGCACTCTCGGCTGGGTCATGAACTACACCTCGGGCACCACCGGACGCCCACGCGGCATCCGCCGCCCCCTGCCCGGCATTCCGCCCGAGGAGACCTACCTCGGCGGTTTCCTCGGCATCTTCGGCATCCGGCCCTTCGACGACAACGTCCACCTGGTCTGCTCGCCGCTCTACCACACCGCCGTACTGCAATTCGCCGGCGCCTCACTGCACATAGGGCACCGCCTCGTCCTGATGGACAAGTGGACGCCCCAGGGGATGCTGGCTCTGATCGACGAGCACCGCTGCACCCACACCCATATGGTCCCCACCCAGTTCCACCGGCTGCTCGCCCTTCCCGAAGAGACCCGGGCGGCCTACGACGTGACCTCGATGCGGCACGCCATCCACGGCGCCGCGCCCTGCCCCGAGCACGTCAAACGCGCGATGATCGACTGGTGGGGCGGCTGCGTCGAGGAGTACTACGCGGCGAGCGAGGGCGGCGGTGCCTTCGCCACCGCCGAGGACTGGCTCAAGAAGCCCGGCACGGTCGGCAGAGCCTGGCCGATCAGCGAACTCGCGGTCTTCGACGACGACGGCAACCGGCTGCCCGCGGGTGAACTAGGCACCGTCTACATGAAGATGAGCACCGGAGGCTTCAGCTACCACAAGGACGACGGCAAGACGAAGAAGAACCGGATCGGCGACTTCTTCACCGTCGGCGACCTCGGCTGTCTCGACGAGGACGGCTATCTCTTCCTCCGTGACCGCAAGATCGACATGATCATCTCCGGCGGGGTGAACATCTATCCCGCCGAGATCGAGTCCGCCCTGCTCGGCCACCCCGCCGTCGCCGACGCGGCCGCCTTCGGCATCCCGCACGACGACTGGGGAGAGGAGGTCAAAGCGGTCGTCGAACCGGCCGAGGGGTACCGGGCGGGGCCCGCGCTCGCCGACGACATCCTCGCGCACTGCGAGCGGCGACTGGCCCGCTACAAGCGCCCCCGGTCCGTCGACTTCATCGATGCCATGCCCCGCGACCCCAACGGCAAGCTCTACAAGCGGCGGCTGCGGGAACCGTATTGGGAGGGGCGGGGGCGGGCGGTGTAG
- the aroQ gene encoding gamma subclass chorismate mutase AroQ, translating into MQLTASTRRVLIAGATATVLFTGAYGTAGAVAPPSATPVAKAVATGSAHSPYARLRPLAALSAERLAIGDLVAAAKWGSGAPIDAPARERQVLDAVAEQARELGADPVVTVRIFRDQIEASKVVQRGLHRRWDADPSQAPAERPDLDEVRREVNRLNGELVRAIAGSVRARYAPSCGPVLTAAAVRVRYERRLDGLHAVALARSLRSVCG; encoded by the coding sequence GTGCAGCTGACCGCCTCGACGCGCCGTGTGCTGATCGCCGGTGCCACCGCCACCGTCCTGTTCACCGGAGCGTACGGAACCGCCGGGGCCGTCGCGCCACCGTCGGCCACTCCGGTGGCGAAGGCCGTCGCCACCGGCTCCGCGCACTCCCCGTACGCTCGCCTCCGCCCGCTTGCCGCGCTGTCCGCCGAGCGGCTGGCGATCGGTGATCTGGTCGCCGCGGCCAAGTGGGGCAGTGGTGCCCCGATCGACGCCCCCGCCCGTGAGCGACAAGTGCTGGACGCGGTCGCGGAGCAGGCGCGGGAGCTGGGCGCCGATCCGGTGGTGACGGTGCGGATCTTCCGGGACCAGATCGAGGCGAGCAAGGTCGTCCAGCGCGGGCTGCACCGCAGGTGGGACGCGGACCCGTCGCAGGCGCCGGCCGAGCGCCCGGATCTCGACGAGGTCCGCAGGGAGGTCAATCGCCTCAACGGTGAGCTGGTGCGGGCCATCGCCGGTTCGGTGCGCGCCCGTTACGCGCCGTCCTGCGGTCCGGTGCTGACGGCCGCCGCCGTGCGCGTACGTTATGAACGGCGTCTGGACGGTCTGCATGCGGTCGCCCTGGCCCGCTCGCTGCGCTCGGTCTGCGGCTGA
- a CDS encoding class F sortase, whose translation MLLLGGCGGDTPASQAAPVGQQPAQTGQDTAGTGSDTAGTESENGPGGGRKTGDARKAAPQRITIASLNVSSTLESLGRKKDGTMETPADPDKAGWYAPGPAPGEKGPAVIAGHVTWNGKPSVFHRLSSLKAGAAIEVTRAGGKTATFTVSRVAQYPKDKFPTIEVYKNIDHAGLRLITCGGDYDQSRHYYRDNVVVFARLAGAE comes from the coding sequence ATGCTCCTGCTCGGCGGATGCGGGGGAGATACTCCGGCGTCGCAGGCCGCTCCCGTCGGACAACAGCCCGCGCAGACGGGCCAGGACACCGCAGGAACGGGATCGGACACCGCAGGAACGGAATCCGAGAACGGTCCAGGGGGTGGGCGGAAGACGGGGGATGCGCGGAAGGCGGCTCCGCAGCGGATCACCATCGCCTCGCTCAACGTCTCCTCCACTCTGGAGTCGCTGGGGCGGAAGAAGGACGGCACGATGGAGACGCCCGCCGACCCCGACAAGGCGGGCTGGTACGCCCCCGGCCCGGCACCCGGCGAAAAGGGACCGGCCGTCATCGCGGGCCATGTCACCTGGAACGGCAAGCCGTCGGTGTTCCACCGGCTGTCCTCGCTGAAGGCCGGCGCCGCGATCGAGGTCACGCGGGCGGGCGGAAAGACGGCCACGTTCACCGTCAGCCGCGTCGCGCAGTACCCGAAGGACAAGTTCCCGACCATCGAGGTCTACAAGAACATCGACCACGCGGGGCTGCGACTGATCACCTGTGGAGGCGACTACGACCAGTCGCGGCACTACTACCGGGACAATGTGGTGGTGTTCGCCAGGCTGGCCGGGGCGGAATAG